From one Mangifera indica cultivar Alphonso unplaced genomic scaffold, CATAS_Mindica_2.1 Un_0128, whole genome shotgun sequence genomic stretch:
- the LOC123208021 gene encoding integrin-linked protein kinase 1-like: MSSNSSISGDSSVPESSDKGNSATLSTDKQKEKAKVSRTSLILWHAHQNDCTAVRKLLEEDPSLVQARDYDNRTPLHVASLHGWIDVAKTLIEFGADVNAQDRWKNTPLADAEGAKKYNMVELLKSHGGLSFGQTGSHFEPKPVPPPLPNKCDWEIDPSELDFSNLAIIGKGSFGEILKATWRGTPVAIKRILPSLSDDRLVVQDFKHEVNLLVKLRHPNVVQFLGAVTNKKPLMLITEYLRGGDLHRYLKEKGALNPATAVNFALDIAKGMAYLHSEPNVIIHRDLKPRNVLLVNTSADHLKVGDFGLSKLIKVQNTHDVYKMTGETGSYRYMAPEVFKHRKYDKKVDVFSFGMILYEMLEGEPPFSHMEPYEAAKYVAEGHRPSCRAKGYIPELRELTERCWDADMNKRPSFLEILKKLEKI; this comes from the exons ATGAGCTCGAATTCATCCATTTCCGGGGATTCCTCGGTACCGGAATCATCAGATAAGGGGAATTCTGCCACCTTGTCTACCGACAAGCAGAAGGAGAAGGCCAAAGTGAGCAGGACGTCTCTTATACTCTGGCACGCTCATCAAAATGACTGCACTGCTGTCCGCAAGCTTCTCGAAGAAGATCCATCTTTGGTTCAGGCAAGGGACTACGATAATCGGACTCCGCTTCATGTAGCCTCCCTCCATGGCTGGATCGACGTCGCCAAAACCTTGATCGAGTTTGGCGCTGACGTCAACGCCCAGGATCGCTGGAAAAATACT CCTCTAGCTGATGCAGAAGGAGCTAAGAAATACAACATGGTTGAACTTCTAAAGTCTCATGGTGGCTTATCTTTT GGTCAAACTGGAAGTCACTTTGAACCAAAGCCGGTCCCTCCCCCTCTTCCAAATAAGTGTGATTGGGAAATTGATCCTTCAGAGCTCGACTTCTCAAACTTAGCAATCATTGGCAAG GGATCTTTTGGTGAGATTTTGAAAGCAACTTGGCGAGGAACACCTGTTGCTATCAAACGTATTCTTCCATCACTCTCTGATGATAGATTGGTGGT TCAGGACTTCAAGCATGAAGTTAACTTGTTAGTGAAACTTCGACATCCTAATGTAGTCCAATTTTTGGGAGCTGTCACCAACAAGAAGCCCCTTATGTTAATTACCGAGTATTTACGAGGG GGTGATCTTCATAGGTACCTAAAGGAAAAAGGTGCACTCAATCCCGCAACAGCTGTTAACTTTGCATTGGACATTGCCAA AGGAATGGCTTATCTTCACAGTGAGCCTAATGTCATTATTCATCGAGACCTGAAGCCAAG GAATGTTCTTTTGGTCAACACAAGTGCAGACCACTTGAAAGTTGGGGACTTTGGACTAAGCAAGCTCATCAAGGTTCAGAATACTCATGATGTTTACAAAATGACTGGGGAGACCGGAAGTT acCGGTATATGGCTCCTGAGGTCTTCAAGCATCGAAAATACGATAAAAAGGTTGATGTCTTCTCTTTTGGAATGATCCTCTATGag ATGCTTGAAGGAGAACCGCCATTTTCACATATGGAGCCATATGAGGCAGCCAAATATGTGGCAGAGGGACATAGGCCTTCTTGTCGTGCTAAAGGATATATCCCTGAACTGAGAGA GTTAACGGAGAGGTGCTGGGATGCTGACATGAACAAAAGACCTTCATTcttggaaattttgaaaaagcttgAAAAGATCTAG